The following nucleotide sequence is from Stigmatopora nigra isolate UIUO_SnigA chromosome 20, RoL_Snig_1.1, whole genome shotgun sequence.
aaaatggtttctcaccagtgtgggttcttacgtgtctttttaagtttcccttctctgtgaatctttgaccacaaactgagcacgcaaatggtttttcgccagtgtgggttcttgtgtgtctttgtaagtctccattttgagaaaaggctttaccgcaaactgagcacgcaaatggtttttcgccagtgtgggttcttgtgtgtctttgtaagtctccattttgagaaaaggctttaccgcaaactgaacacgacaatggcttttcacctgtgtgtgttcttgcatgtttAAATAAGTTTCCCTTccctgtgaatctttgaccacaaactgaacacgaaaatggtttctcaccagtgtgggttcttacgtggattttcaagttttcctttgtattaaaggctttactgcatactgaacatgaaaatggttttccaccagtgtggattattacgtgtttttttaagcctcccttctctgtgaatctttgaccacaaactgagcacgcaaatggtttttcaccagtgtggattattacgtgtttttttaagcttcccttctctgtgaatctttgaccacaagctgaacatgaaaatggtttttcccctgtgtgggttcttgtgtgggtttttaagttgtcttttttagaaaaggctttactgcaaactgaacatgaaaatggtttttcaccagtgtgggttgttGTGTGTCCTTCTAAATTATCCTTCCGtgcaaatgtctgaccacaaactgaacatgaaaatggtttttcaccagtgtgggttcttgtgtgtcttcctaatttatccttccgtgcaaatgtctgaccacaaactgaacatgaaaatggtttctcaccagtgtgggttcttacgtGGATTTTCAAGTCTTCCTTTCTattaaaggctttactgcatactgaacatgaaaatggtttttcaccagtgtggattattacgtgtttttttaagattcccttctctgtgaatctttgaccacaaactgagcacgcaaatggtttttcaccagtgtggattattacgtgtttttttaagcttcccttctctgtgaatctttgaccacaagctgaacatgaaaatggtttttcacctgtgtgggttcttgcatgactaattaaggTTCtgttcactgtgaatctttgaccacaaactgaacatgaaaatggtttttcaccagtatgtgTCCTTGCATGGAtaattaagtttcccttctttgtgaatccttgaccacaaactgaacacgaaaatggtttttcacctgtgtgtattcttgcatggctagttaagcttgccttcactgtgaatctttgaccacaaactgaacacgaaaatggtttttcaccagtgtgtattcttgcatggctaattaagcttcccttctctgtgaatcgttgaccacaaactgaacacgaaaatggtttttcacctgtgtgtattcttgcatggctagttaagcttgccttcactgtgaatctttgaccacaaactgaacacgaaaatggtttttcacctgtgtgtgttcttgcatggctaattaatcttgccttcactgtgaatctttgaccacaaactgagcatgaaaatggtttttcacccgtgtgggttcttgtgtgtattttcaaagaatactttttctcaaaagttttcccacactgaaagcatttgcagagtttgtcaccgctgggatttttcataacatcttcatcatcatcttcaagcaacttgttgccatctgataaaggagaaattacattttctgctcgccatccttctgttgagctgccgttcagaagctccacccctctgttggccaggcccagatcatcttcactcttgaaagattccccagttgaacatttgacacattcgtttttgattggaggttggtcttctcttttgcactgttgagggaactctggcttctctttaatttggggccatgctgaggcGTTCGCAGAATCTGCCCCTTCGCTGGCCACACCCAGATAATCCCTTTTCACAgactcacctggtgaccaggtgaaatgatcttcctcctttttgattggaagttgctctccTATTTGTTTTTGAGGGAACTCTTGCTCCTCTTGTTTAATTCGGGGCCATGTCTTGGTGTTTGCAGGTTCCGCCCCTCCACTTGCCATGCCCAGAACATCTTCCCTCTTCACgaactcaccaagtgaccaggtgaaatgatcttcctcccttttgattggatgttgctcgtctctcatttgttgttgagggaactctagctcctcctctttgatttggtggagctcaaattcctcttcaaggccaacagactcctgcccatcagcactaagatcatttctgaaacctgcaaagacacaaagataattgattaaccattttctaattataaaatgactgaatttcttgttcacagaaatgaaaccaaacggaagagggcgccatacattcattttgtcacaactgcggtaccctcatgcaggaaggagcgcttccgcagatccttcctccattcagctgtcaggctttttaaccaaaaaaaggctgtgggctAGGACGTACTGAATtctcatatagtatacatgtgcttctatatatatatatgtatgtgtatgtatatatatatttcagcaacacggttacttatttttatgtttattcatgtatttatttattaacttactattaactacctatttgtgtaaaatgcctttcctatttctgcatcctcaccctcttgctactgcaacaaagaaatttcccgaatgcgggatgaataaagttatccaatccaatccaaataaaaacagttaaagTAGCTcagtcggacatttggtcgcagtTCTTTTGGtcccgttggtcgccggtcttttggttgccgttagggttaaggttagtgattaatatccaagtaccttattttcaggactataaggcgcacttaaaagtcttaaattttccccaaattagACAGCGcgcattataatccagtgcgccttataaatggaaaaaacagaaaaccaaaaacgaaaaaccaccactgtcggatattaaaaaatcacaaacgcctgaactgaaacaatactgttaaatatgcagatgccatcttagtttacaaaatcttccatcatctagctcctccccactgcaagattttatacaaaaaaagtccaaaacatcaacaatgactggctctagaggtgactgtgtagtgagtgcttctttcctggaagtcaatagcaatgaccgtattttcacgactttaaggcacacttaagtcttaaataactccaaaatagacagtgcgccttataatacagtgcgccttataatacagtgcgccttataatacagtgcgccttataatacagtgcgccttataatacagtgcaccttataatactgtgcaccttatatatggaaaaatgtcattcattgagggcttataatgtggtgcgccttatagtcatgaaaatacggtacatttgacaaccataaccctaactgcaagcaaaagaccggcgaccaaaagactggtgaccaaaagaccagtgaccaaaagaccggtgaccaaaagaccggtgaccaaaagaccggtgaccaaaagaccggtgaccagtACTAACTACTGTAGTATTTTAATCAACAGCAACATGAGTTGAAAACTGTTTataggtgcatttttcaaagtgaggGACAATTGGTCATTaaagtttcttcactggtgATGTAGCGCCTTAAAATTTGTCAAATCTTTTTGGGAGCcttttcattgtaaacattcctttttatgttttagattttaacaTAGTTAAAATGATTTCGCCAAAGGGGAGGCATTAAAAGAAGCGTTATCTTTTATTCAGTAGTGGATCTATTTTTATTTGGGGGGTTAATGAGACTGAAATAGAGGTAgggtctgattggacactgtacattgcccctaggtacgagtgtgagcgt
It contains:
- the LOC144213341 gene encoding uncharacterized protein LOC144213341 — translated: MSARTQRSKLRGELFEVKKVHSTHEQSTVCYITQEKVVLHRLEGFRNDLSADGQESVGLEEEFELHQIKEEELEFPQQQMRDEQHPIKREEDHFTWSLGEFVKREDVLGMASGGAEPANTKTWPRIKQEEQEFPQKQIGEQLPIKKEEDHFTWSPGESVKRDYLGVASEGADSANASAWPQIKEKPEFPQQCKREDQPPIKNECVKCSTGESFKSEDDLGLANRGVELLNGSSTEGWRAENVISPLSDGNKLLEDDDEDVMKNPSGDKLCKCFQCGKTFEKKYSLKIHTRTHTGEKPFSCSVCGQRFTVKARLISHARTHTGEKPFSCSVCGQRFTVKASLTSHARIHTGEKPFSCSVCGQRFTEKGSLISHARIHTGEKPFSCSVCGQRFTVKASLTSHARIHTGEKPFSCSVCGQGFTKKGNLIIHARTHTGEKPFSCSVCGQRFTVNRTLISHARTHTGEKPFSCSACGQRFTEKGSLKKHVIIHTGEKPFACSVCGQRFTEKGILKKHVIIHTGEKPFSCSVCSKAFNRKEDLKIHVRTHTGEKPFSCSVCGQTFARKDKLGRHTRTHTGEKPFSCSVCGQTFARKDNLEGHTTTHTGEKPFSCSVCSKAFSKKDNLKTHTRTHTGEKPFSCSACGQRFTEKGSLKKHVIIHTGEKPFACSVCGQRFTEKGGLKKHVIIHTGGKPFSCSVCSKAFNTKENLKIHVRTHTGEKPFSCSVCGQRFTGKGNLFKHARTHTGEKPLSCSVCGKAFSQNGDLQRHTRTHTGEKPFACSVCGKAFSQNGDLQRHTRTHTGEKPFACSVCGQRFTEKGNLKRHVRTHTGEKPFSCSVCGQRFTGKANLFKHVRTHTG